Proteins encoded within one genomic window of Thermodesulfobacteriota bacterium:
- a CDS encoding alkaline phosphatase family protein — translation MPSKCVLILLDGLGDQAQEVLDHRTPLQAAHTPCLDRLAARGANGLYHAAALGQALPSELAHFALFGYDPAEFPGRGPLEALGGGIALAPGDVAVLAHFASLSDRDGELWVDVDEPRADPSDTAALAEAVASWEVHGVTARFAPVKGTYGVVILQGTVSPFVTDTNPMREGCPVPDVVAWEAHDGDPAARDTARALKGYLAWAHRRLREHPVNTRRVREGLPPLNGLLTQRAGRLGKPLSFRDYTGLRGFSLASAPLYWGLCTYLGMDVRKVTDTADPARDLAERLRLAREALTTHDFVHVHTKAPDEAAHRKDPRAKLAVIEALDRALQEASGPLADDPEILLAVTSDHSTPSSGPLVHSGDAVPLMLCGHGVRRDAVTRYDEVSAAQGALGCVRGRELLYLVLSHLGRARLAGTREAPSDRPYWPAPYRTFRLQ, via the coding sequence CCTCGACCGCCTGGCCGCCCGGGGAGCCAACGGGCTCTACCACGCCGCCGCCCTGGGGCAGGCCCTGCCCAGCGAGCTCGCCCACTTCGCCCTGTTCGGGTACGACCCGGCGGAGTTTCCGGGCCGGGGCCCCCTGGAGGCGCTGGGAGGCGGCATCGCGCTGGCCCCCGGAGACGTGGCCGTGCTGGCCCACTTCGCCTCCCTCTCGGACCGGGATGGCGAGCTCTGGGTCGACGTGGACGAGCCGCGGGCGGACCCGTCCGACACGGCGGCCCTGGCCGAGGCCGTGGCCTCCTGGGAAGTCCACGGCGTGACCGCCCGCTTCGCGCCCGTCAAGGGCACCTACGGCGTGGTCATCCTGCAAGGAACCGTGTCCCCCTTCGTCACCGACACCAACCCCATGCGGGAGGGGTGCCCGGTGCCCGACGTCGTCGCCTGGGAGGCCCACGACGGCGACCCGGCGGCGCGCGACACCGCCCGGGCGCTCAAAGGCTACCTCGCCTGGGCCCACCGCCGGCTGCGGGAGCACCCGGTGAACACCCGGCGGGTCCGGGAGGGGCTCCCCCCTCTCAACGGCCTCCTCACCCAGCGGGCGGGCCGCCTGGGCAAGCCCCTCTCCTTCCGGGACTACACCGGCCTGCGGGGGTTCTCGCTCGCGTCGGCCCCCCTCTACTGGGGGCTGTGCACCTACCTGGGGATGGACGTCCGGAAGGTGACCGACACCGCCGACCCCGCCCGAGACCTGGCGGAGCGCCTGCGGCTGGCCCGGGAGGCCCTGACGACCCACGACTTCGTCCACGTCCACACCAAGGCGCCCGACGAAGCGGCCCACCGCAAGGATCCCCGGGCCAAGCTCGCCGTCATCGAGGCCCTGGACCGGGCCCTCCAGGAGGCCTCCGGGCCCCTGGCCGACGATCCCGAGATCCTCCTGGCGGTGACCTCCGACCACTCCACCCCCAGCTCGGGCCCCCTGGTCCACTCGGGAGACGCGGTTCCCCTGATGCTCTGCGGCCACGGTGTACGCCGGGACGCCGTGACCCGCTACGACGAGGTGAGCGCCGCCCAGGGGGCCCTGGGGTGCGTTCGGGGGCGGGAGCTCCTGTACCTGGTCCTGAGCCACCTGGGCCGGGCCCGGCTCGCGGGCACCCGGGAGGCGCCTTCGGACCGGCCCTACTGGCCGGCGCCCTACCGAACGTTCCGGCTGCAGTAG
- a CDS encoding choice-of-anchor V domain-containing protein, with product MAAPGCHRAALVALLAVFAGAAPAQAYLDGPPAGHTGGFGEPTCHRCHFDQPLDDPAGRLDVEGFPEDFEPGRRYELRVTLTRPGTVRGGFQLAVRFGAGERAGRPAGRLTTRAGTEVVEGPAGVPYARQAGGSTPADGSFWWIVEWESPPGSGGEVILHVAANAANGDDSELGDFVYLGERRGREREGGCGGGEDGPN from the coding sequence TTGGCCGCGCCCGGCTGCCATAGGGCGGCGCTCGTCGCGCTCCTGGCCGTCTTCGCCGGGGCGGCGCCCGCCCAGGCCTACCTGGACGGGCCGCCCGCGGGCCACACGGGCGGCTTCGGGGAGCCCACGTGCCACCGGTGCCACTTCGACCAGCCCCTGGACGACCCGGCAGGCCGCCTCGACGTCGAGGGGTTTCCGGAGGACTTCGAGCCGGGCCGGCGTTACGAGCTCCGTGTGACCCTCACGCGGCCCGGAACGGTCCGCGGTGGCTTCCAGCTCGCCGTGCGGTTTGGAGCGGGCGAGCGCGCGGGCCGGCCGGCGGGCCGGCTCACCACCCGGGCGGGAACCGAGGTCGTCGAGGGCCCTGCCGGAGTCCCTTACGCCCGTCAGGCGGGAGGAAGCACCCCGGCCGACGGGTCGTTCTGGTGGATCGTGGAGTGGGAGTCCCCGCCGGGCTCGGGCGGGGAGGTGATCCTCCACGTGGCGGCCAACGCGGCGAATGGTGACGACTCGGAACTCGGGGACTTCGTCTACCTGGGGGAGCGGAGGGGCCGGGAACGGGAGGGGGGATGCGGTGGCGGTGAGGACGGACCCAACTAG
- a CDS encoding nicotinate-nucleotide adenylyltransferase has protein sequence MAADQHPIPYDVGVLHGRFQVLHNDHLRYLLAGKALSRHLVVGITNPDPTLTRERSADPHRSRPEANPLTYYERQALVRAALGDAGVPAEAFTVVPLPINFPELYGHYVPLDAVFFLTIYDDWGREKLRQFQELGLRTHILWDVPPEAKGISGSEVRRRMARGEPWKPLVPPAVAVLLEAWDVPGRLRRPREGAPIPSPGPGKGTRDTLFPEGDPASRPSGKSFANRR, from the coding sequence ATGGCGGCAGACCAACACCCCATCCCCTACGACGTGGGCGTCCTCCACGGGCGCTTCCAGGTGCTCCACAACGACCACCTGCGCTACCTCCTGGCGGGGAAGGCCCTGTCCCGCCACCTGGTGGTCGGGATCACCAACCCCGACCCCACCCTCACCCGGGAACGGAGCGCCGACCCCCACCGGAGCCGCCCCGAGGCCAACCCCCTCACCTACTACGAGCGCCAGGCCTTGGTGCGCGCCGCCCTGGGGGATGCCGGGGTGCCCGCCGAGGCGTTCACGGTGGTTCCCCTGCCCATCAACTTCCCGGAGCTCTATGGCCACTACGTGCCCCTGGACGCGGTCTTCTTCCTCACCATCTACGACGACTGGGGGCGGGAAAAGCTCCGCCAGTTCCAGGAGCTCGGCCTGCGGACCCACATTCTGTGGGACGTACCTCCCGAGGCCAAAGGAATCAGCGGCAGCGAGGTGCGGCGCAGGATGGCGCGGGGAGAGCCGTGGAAGCCCCTGGTTCCGCCCGCGGTGGCGGTGCTCCTCGAGGCTTGGGACGTGCCCGGGCGCCTGCGCCGCCCGCGGGAAGGGGCGCCCATCCCTTCGCCGGGCCCCGGCAAGGGCACCAGGGACACCCTGTTCCCAGAAGGGGACCCGGCAAGTCGGCCGTCCGGCAAGAGCTTCGCGAACCGCCGCTAG